A region of Pseudomonas saponiphila DNA encodes the following proteins:
- a CDS encoding aldehyde dehydrogenase family protein, whose protein sequence is MVAALLDRLGVNPALYQSGSQPVHSPIDGSKIAAVNWQGAAEVEQQVSRAEHAFALWRNVPAPRRGELVRQFGEVLREHKADLGELVSWEAGKITQEGLGEVQEMIDICDFAVGLSRQLYGLTIASERPGHHMRETWHPLGVVGVISAFNFPVAVWAWNTALALVCGNSVIWKPSEKTPLTALACQALLERVLKNFQDAPAYLSQVIIGGRDAGAALVDDPRVALISATGSTRMGREVAPKVAARFARSILELGGNNAMILGPSADLDMAVRAILFSAVGTAGQRCTTLRRLIAHESVKEEIISRLKTAYSKVRIGHPLQGNLIGPLIDKHSFDAMQDALEQALSEGGRVFGGQRQLQDTFPNAYYVSPAIVEMPEQSDVVCSETFAPILYVIGYNDFEEALRLNNAVPQGLSSCIFTTDVREAEQFMSAVGSDCGIANVNIGPSGAEIGGAFGGEKETGGGRESGSDAWRGYMRRQTNTVNYSRELPLAQGITFD, encoded by the coding sequence ATGGTTGCCGCATTGCTTGATCGTCTGGGTGTGAACCCGGCCCTGTACCAGTCGGGCTCCCAGCCTGTGCATTCGCCCATCGACGGCAGCAAGATCGCCGCGGTGAACTGGCAGGGCGCCGCCGAGGTGGAGCAGCAGGTCAGTCGCGCAGAGCATGCATTCGCTCTGTGGCGCAACGTACCGGCCCCGCGTCGTGGCGAGTTGGTGCGGCAATTCGGTGAGGTGCTGCGCGAGCACAAGGCGGACCTTGGGGAGCTGGTGTCCTGGGAAGCCGGCAAGATCACCCAGGAAGGCCTGGGGGAAGTACAGGAAATGATCGATATCTGCGACTTCGCCGTCGGCCTGTCGCGCCAGCTCTACGGCCTGACCATCGCCTCCGAGCGCCCGGGCCACCACATGCGCGAGACCTGGCATCCCCTGGGTGTGGTCGGGGTGATCAGCGCCTTCAACTTCCCGGTGGCGGTCTGGGCCTGGAACACCGCCCTGGCGCTGGTCTGCGGCAACTCGGTGATCTGGAAGCCTTCGGAGAAGACTCCACTCACCGCCCTGGCCTGCCAGGCCCTGCTGGAGCGCGTGCTGAAGAACTTCCAGGATGCTCCCGCGTACCTGAGCCAGGTGATCATCGGCGGGCGTGACGCCGGCGCCGCCCTGGTGGACGATCCGCGCGTGGCCCTGATCAGCGCCACCGGCAGCACCCGCATGGGCCGCGAAGTGGCGCCCAAGGTCGCCGCGCGCTTTGCCCGCAGCATTCTCGAACTGGGGGGCAACAACGCCATGATCCTCGGCCCGAGCGCCGACCTGGACATGGCCGTGCGTGCCATTCTGTTCAGCGCCGTCGGCACCGCCGGCCAGCGCTGCACCACCTTGCGCCGGCTGATCGCCCATGAGTCGGTGAAGGAAGAAATCATCAGCCGCCTCAAGACCGCCTATTCCAAGGTGCGCATCGGCCACCCGCTGCAAGGCAACCTGATCGGCCCGCTGATCGACAAACACAGCTTCGACGCCATGCAGGACGCCCTGGAGCAGGCCCTGAGCGAAGGCGGCCGGGTCTTCGGTGGCCAGCGCCAGTTGCAGGACACCTTCCCCAACGCCTACTACGTGTCGCCGGCCATCGTCGAAATGCCCGAGCAGAGCGACGTCGTGTGCAGCGAAACCTTCGCCCCGATCCTTTACGTGATCGGCTACAACGACTTCGAAGAGGCCCTGCGCCTGAACAACGCCGTGCCCCAGGGCCTGTCTTCCTGCATCTTCACCACCGACGTGCGTGAAGCCGAGCAGTTCATGTCGGCGGTGGGCAGCGACTGCGGCATCGCCAACGTCAACATCGGTCCTAGTGGTGCGGAAATCGGCGGCGCCTTCGGTGGCGAGAAGGAAACCGGCGGCGGTCGCGAATCCGGCTCCGACGCCTGGCGCGGCTACATGCGGCGCCAGACCAACACTGTCAACTATTCCCGGGAGTTGCCGCTGGCACAGGGCATTACCTTCGATTGA
- a CDS encoding NAD(P)/FAD-dependent oxidoreductase, with the protein MALQEQCLWEKLTPQRPDNAPLKGELTADVCIIGAGFTGLSAAVHLLEQGKRVCVVEAHRAGQGGSGRNVGLVNAGLWIPPDEIEAGFGEQVGSQLNRMLGAAPSLVFSLVDKYQIDCQLRREGTLHMAHNARGEADLRSREEQWKRRGAPVELLTGAACEQATGTRKIAAALLDRRAGTLNPMAYTTGLAKAAIKLGGQLFDHSPVTRLERQGQRWSVQTDQGSVLAEQVVIASNAYTEGDWTELRRNFFPGYYYQVASAPLTEEAARQILPGGQGSWDTRQVLSSIRRDADGRLLLGSLGNGNRKPLWFLKAWADRVQQHYFPYLKPVQWECTWTGCIAFTPDHLMRLFEPAPGLVAVTGYNGRGVTTGTVVGKAFADYLCNGDPQALPIPFAPMQPLAGVGLRSCLYEAGFSLYHAGQCLRIVI; encoded by the coding sequence ATGGCGCTACAAGAACAATGTCTATGGGAAAAACTGACCCCGCAGCGGCCTGACAACGCCCCACTCAAGGGCGAGCTGACGGCGGATGTGTGCATCATCGGCGCCGGTTTCACCGGCCTGTCGGCGGCGGTGCATTTGCTGGAGCAGGGCAAGCGGGTCTGTGTGGTCGAGGCCCATCGCGCGGGGCAGGGCGGTTCGGGGCGCAACGTCGGGCTGGTCAACGCCGGCCTGTGGATCCCCCCGGACGAGATCGAGGCCGGTTTCGGCGAGCAGGTGGGCAGCCAGCTCAACCGCATGCTCGGCGCCGCGCCGTCCCTGGTGTTCAGCCTGGTGGACAAGTACCAGATCGATTGCCAGTTGCGCCGCGAAGGCACCTTGCACATGGCCCACAACGCCCGGGGCGAGGCTGATCTGCGCAGCCGCGAGGAACAATGGAAGCGCCGTGGCGCCCCGGTGGAACTGTTGACCGGCGCGGCCTGTGAACAGGCCACCGGCACCCGCAAGATCGCCGCGGCGCTGCTCGACCGGCGCGCCGGCACCCTCAATCCGATGGCCTACACCACCGGGCTGGCCAAGGCCGCGATCAAGCTGGGCGGCCAGCTGTTCGACCATTCCCCGGTCACCCGCCTGGAGCGCCAGGGCCAGCGCTGGTCGGTGCAGACCGACCAGGGCTCGGTGCTGGCCGAGCAAGTGGTGATCGCCTCCAACGCCTACACCGAAGGCGACTGGACCGAGCTGCGACGCAACTTCTTCCCTGGTTACTACTACCAGGTGGCTTCCGCGCCGCTCACCGAAGAGGCGGCCCGGCAGATCCTCCCCGGTGGCCAGGGCTCTTGGGATACCCGGCAGGTGCTGAGCAGTATCCGCCGGGATGCCGACGGGCGCCTGTTGCTCGGCAGCCTGGGCAACGGCAACCGGAAGCCGCTGTGGTTCCTCAAGGCCTGGGCCGATCGGGTGCAGCAGCACTACTTTCCCTACCTCAAACCGGTGCAGTGGGAATGCACCTGGACCGGCTGCATCGCCTTCACCCCCGATCACCTGATGCGCCTGTTCGAGCCGGCGCCCGGCCTGGTGGCCGTCACCGGTTACAACGGTCGTGGGGTAACCACCGGAACCGTGGTCGGCAAGGCCTTCGCCGACTACCTGTGCAACGGCGATCCCCAGGCATTGCCGATTCCCTTCGCACCCATGCAGCCCCTGGCCGGTGTGGGGTTGCGCAGTTGCCTGTACGAGGCGGGATTTTCTCTCTATCACGCGGGCCAGTGCCTGCGGATCGTGATCTGA
- a CDS encoding branched-chain amino acid ABC transporter substrate-binding protein, whose amino-acid sequence MSQTFYKKGFLALAVATALGVSAFAQADLKIGVAGPMTGANAAFGEQYMKGAQAAADEINAKGGVNGEKIVLVKGDDACEPKQAVAVANRLVDQDKVAGVVGHFCSSSTIPASEVYSDAGVIAITPGSTNPQVTERGLSAMFRMCGRDDQQGIVAGDYIVDVLKGKKVVVLHDKDTYGQGLADATKAQLTKRGVTPVLYEGLTRGEKDFSAVVTKIRAAGADVVYFGGLHPEAGPLVRQLREQGLKDVKFMSDDGIVTDELVTTAGGPQYVDGVYMTFGADPRLLPDSKAVVDAFRKAGTEPEGYTLYAYASVQALAAGFNGAKSNKGEDAAKWLKANPVKTVMGEKAWDAKGDLKISDYVVYQWDKDGKYHQLEKQK is encoded by the coding sequence ATGTCCCAGACGTTTTACAAGAAAGGCTTTCTGGCCCTCGCAGTGGCAACTGCGCTGGGTGTTTCTGCGTTTGCTCAAGCCGACCTGAAGATCGGCGTAGCGGGTCCCATGACAGGCGCCAATGCGGCATTTGGCGAGCAGTACATGAAGGGGGCACAGGCAGCGGCTGACGAGATCAACGCCAAGGGCGGGGTCAACGGCGAGAAGATCGTTCTGGTCAAGGGCGACGATGCCTGCGAACCGAAGCAGGCGGTGGCCGTGGCCAACCGCCTGGTGGACCAGGACAAGGTGGCTGGCGTGGTCGGGCACTTCTGCTCTTCGTCGACCATTCCGGCTTCCGAGGTGTACAGCGATGCGGGCGTGATTGCCATCACCCCGGGCTCTACCAACCCCCAGGTCACCGAGCGCGGCCTGTCCGCGATGTTCCGCATGTGCGGGCGTGACGACCAACAGGGCATCGTCGCCGGCGACTACATCGTCGACGTGCTCAAGGGCAAGAAAGTCGTGGTGCTGCACGACAAGGACACCTACGGCCAGGGCCTGGCGGATGCCACCAAGGCGCAGTTGACCAAGCGCGGCGTGACCCCGGTGCTGTACGAAGGCCTGACCCGTGGCGAGAAGGACTTCAGCGCCGTGGTGACCAAGATCCGCGCCGCCGGTGCCGACGTGGTGTACTTCGGCGGCCTGCACCCGGAAGCCGGTCCGCTGGTACGCCAACTGCGCGAGCAGGGCCTGAAGGACGTCAAGTTCATGTCCGACGACGGTATCGTGACCGACGAGCTGGTGACCACCGCCGGTGGCCCGCAATACGTCGACGGCGTGTACATGACCTTCGGCGCCGATCCACGCCTGCTGCCCGACAGCAAGGCCGTGGTGGATGCGTTCCGCAAGGCCGGCACCGAGCCTGAAGGCTACACCCTGTACGCCTACGCCTCGGTCCAGGCACTGGCCGCCGGCTTCAACGGCGCCAAATCCAACAAGGGCGAAGACGCCGCCAAATGGCTCAAGGCCAATCCGGTGAAAACCGTGATGGGCGAGAAGGCCTGGGACGCCAAGGGCGACCTGAAGATCTCCGACTACGTGGTCTATCAGTGGGACAAGGACGGCAAGTACCACCAGCTGGAAAAACAGAAGTGA
- a CDS encoding ABC transporter permease subunit, producing the protein MDGIFLQQLINGLTLGSVYGLIAIGYTMVYGIIGMINFAHGEVYMISAYLAAISLALLAYFGIESFPLLILGTLIFTVVVTGIYGWVIERVAYKPLRNSTRLAPLISAIGISLILQNYAQISQGAKQQGVPTLLAGAWKVDIGTGFVQLTYTKIFILVAAFAGMALLTYIIKYTKLGRMCRATQQDRKMASILGINTDRVISYVFIIGAAMAALAGVLITMNYGTFDFYAGFVIGIKAFTAAVLGGIGSLPGAMLGGIILGISESLFSGLINSDYKDVFSFSLLVLILIFRPQGLLGRPLVAKV; encoded by the coding sequence ATGGATGGTATTTTCCTGCAGCAACTGATCAATGGACTGACCCTCGGGTCTGTCTATGGTCTGATCGCCATCGGCTACACAATGGTCTATGGCATCATCGGCATGATCAACTTCGCCCACGGCGAGGTTTACATGATTTCCGCTTACCTCGCGGCAATCAGTCTGGCTCTGCTGGCCTACTTCGGCATTGAATCCTTCCCGCTACTCATTCTCGGCACCCTGATCTTCACCGTGGTGGTGACAGGGATCTATGGCTGGGTCATCGAGCGTGTGGCCTACAAACCCCTGCGCAACTCCACCCGCCTGGCACCGCTGATCAGTGCCATCGGTATCTCGCTGATCCTGCAGAACTACGCGCAGATCAGCCAGGGCGCCAAGCAGCAAGGGGTTCCGACCCTGCTGGCCGGGGCCTGGAAAGTCGATATCGGCACCGGCTTCGTGCAGCTCACCTACACCAAGATTTTCATCCTGGTGGCGGCGTTCGCCGGCATGGCGCTGCTGACCTACATCATCAAGTACACCAAGCTGGGGCGCATGTGCCGGGCCACCCAGCAAGACCGCAAGATGGCCTCGATCCTCGGCATCAACACCGACCGGGTGATCTCCTATGTGTTCATCATCGGGGCAGCCATGGCGGCCCTGGCCGGGGTGCTGATCACCATGAACTACGGCACCTTCGACTTCTATGCCGGCTTCGTCATCGGCATCAAGGCGTTCACCGCGGCGGTGCTCGGCGGCATCGGCTCGCTGCCCGGAGCGATGCTCGGCGGGATCATCCTCGGGATCTCCGAGTCGCTGTTCTCCGGCTTGATCAACTCCGACTACAAAGACGTGTTCAGTTTCTCGCTGCTGGTGCTGATCCTGATCTTCCGTCCCCAAGGCCTGCTGGGTCGCCCACTCGTGGCGAAGGTATAA
- the livM gene encoding high-affinity branched-chain amino acid ABC transporter permease LivM — protein MSAANKPIDIKKSVIDAVLAGLISLIVFGPIVGVVLDGYSFNLQPTRVAWLVAIVMAGRLALSLFLQTPKGLKILQGFETTGSGVHVLAPDYKSRLRWIIPALIVIAIVFPFFANKYLLTVVILGLIYVLLGLGLNIVVGLAGLLDLGYVAFYAIGAYGLALGYQYLGLGFWTVLPLAAIAAALAGCILGFPVLRMHGDYLAIVTLGFGEIIRLILNNWLSFTGGPNGMPVPSPTIFGLEFGRKAKDGGVPFHEFFGLEYNPNLKFLFIYIVLFIVVLLVLYIKHRLTRMPVGRAWEALREDEIACRAMGLNHVLVKLSAFTLGASTAGLAGVFFASYQGFVNPSSFTFFESALILAIVVLGGMGSTVGVVIAAFVLTVAPELLRSFSEYRVLLFGILMVLMMIWRPRGLIRISRTGVTPRKGALTEGNAP, from the coding sequence ATGTCTGCTGCCAATAAACCGATTGATATCAAAAAGAGCGTCATCGACGCCGTGCTCGCCGGGCTGATCTCGCTGATCGTGTTCGGCCCCATCGTGGGCGTGGTGCTCGATGGCTACAGCTTCAACCTGCAACCGACCCGCGTGGCGTGGCTGGTGGCGATTGTCATGGCCGGCCGCCTGGCCCTGAGCCTGTTCCTGCAAACCCCCAAGGGCCTGAAGATTCTCCAGGGCTTCGAAACCACAGGTTCCGGGGTGCATGTGCTGGCACCGGACTACAAGTCGCGGCTGCGCTGGATCATCCCGGCGCTGATCGTGATCGCCATCGTGTTCCCGTTCTTCGCCAACAAGTACCTGCTGACCGTGGTCATCCTCGGGCTGATCTACGTGCTACTGGGCCTGGGGCTGAACATCGTGGTGGGCCTGGCGGGGCTGCTGGACCTGGGTTACGTGGCGTTCTACGCCATCGGCGCCTACGGCCTGGCCCTGGGCTACCAGTACCTGGGCCTGGGCTTCTGGACCGTGCTGCCCCTGGCGGCGATTGCCGCGGCGCTGGCGGGATGCATATTGGGCTTCCCGGTGCTACGGATGCACGGCGACTACCTGGCCATCGTGACCCTGGGGTTTGGCGAGATCATCCGCCTGATCCTCAACAACTGGCTGTCCTTCACTGGTGGTCCCAACGGCATGCCGGTGCCATCGCCGACCATCTTCGGCCTGGAGTTCGGGCGCAAGGCCAAGGACGGCGGGGTGCCGTTCCACGAGTTCTTCGGCCTGGAATACAACCCCAACCTGAAGTTCCTGTTCATCTACATCGTGCTGTTCATCGTTGTGCTGCTGGTGCTCTACATCAAGCACCGGCTGACCCGCATGCCGGTGGGCCGGGCCTGGGAAGCCCTGCGTGAAGACGAGATCGCCTGCCGCGCCATGGGCCTGAACCATGTGCTGGTGAAACTCTCGGCCTTCACCCTCGGCGCGTCCACCGCCGGCCTGGCCGGGGTGTTCTTCGCCAGCTACCAGGGCTTCGTCAATCCGTCTTCGTTCACCTTCTTCGAGTCGGCGCTGATCCTCGCCATCGTGGTATTGGGGGGCATGGGCTCCACGGTGGGCGTGGTGATCGCGGCCTTCGTCCTGACCGTGGCCCCGGAGCTGCTGCGCAGCTTCTCCGAATACCGGGTGCTGCTGTTCGGCATCCTCATGGTGTTGATGATGATCTGGCGACCGCGAGGGCTGATCCGCATCAGCCGTACCGGGGTCACTCCACGCAAAGGTGCTCTGACTGAGGGGAACGCGCCATGA
- a CDS encoding ATP-binding cassette domain-containing protein, with protein sequence MSEYILSVENLMMHFGGIKALSDVSLKVKRNSIFALIGPNGAGKTTVFNCLTGFYKASGGRIELNTRGQQTNVIKLLGEPFRASDFVSPKSFASRLYYKMFGGTHLVNRAGLARTFQNIRLFKEMSVVENLLVAQHMWVNRNLLSGILNTKGYRKAESAALDHAFYWLEVVDLVDCANRLAGELSYGQQRRLEIARAMCTRPQIICLDEPAAGLNPQETEALSAMIRLLRDEHDLTVVLIEHDMGMVMSISDHIVVLDHGNVIAEGGPEAIRNDPKVIAAYLGADEEELV encoded by the coding sequence ATGAGCGAATACATTCTTTCGGTCGAAAACCTGATGATGCACTTCGGTGGCATCAAGGCCCTCAGCGACGTCAGCCTGAAGGTCAAGCGCAACTCGATCTTCGCCCTGATCGGCCCCAACGGCGCCGGCAAGACCACGGTGTTCAACTGCCTGACCGGCTTCTACAAGGCCTCCGGCGGGCGCATCGAGCTCAATACCCGGGGCCAGCAGACCAACGTCATCAAGTTGTTGGGCGAGCCGTTTCGCGCCAGCGACTTCGTGTCGCCGAAAAGCTTCGCCAGCCGCCTGTACTACAAGATGTTCGGCGGCACCCACCTGGTGAACCGGGCCGGGCTGGCGCGGACCTTCCAGAACATTCGCCTGTTCAAGGAAATGTCCGTGGTGGAGAACCTGCTGGTGGCCCAGCACATGTGGGTCAACCGCAACCTGCTGTCGGGCATCCTCAACACCAAGGGTTACCGCAAGGCGGAAAGCGCAGCCCTGGACCACGCCTTCTACTGGCTGGAAGTGGTGGACCTGGTGGACTGCGCCAACCGACTGGCCGGCGAGCTGTCCTACGGCCAGCAACGGCGCCTGGAGATCGCCCGGGCCATGTGCACCCGGCCGCAGATCATCTGCCTCGACGAACCGGCCGCCGGCCTCAACCCTCAGGAAACCGAAGCGCTGAGCGCGATGATCCGGCTGCTGCGCGACGAGCACGATCTGACCGTGGTGCTGATTGAACACGACATGGGCATGGTGATGAGTATTTCCGACCACATCGTGGTGCTGGACCACGGCAACGTGATCGCCGAAGGCGGGCCGGAGGCGATCCGCAACGACCCGAAAGTGATCGCCGCCTACCTGGGTGCCGACGAAGAGGAGCTGGTATGA
- a CDS encoding ABC transporter ATP-binding protein gives MSQPILELKDLDVYYGPIQALKKVSLHINEGETVSLIGSNGAGKSTLLMSIFGQPRAESGQILYRGVDITHKSSHYIASNGIAQSPEGRRVFPDMTVEENLLMGTIPIGDQYASEDMQRMFELFPRLKERRTQRAMTMSGGEQQMLAIARALMSRPKLLLLDEPSLGLAPIVVKQIFATLRELAATGMTIFLVEQNANHALKLSDRAYVMVNGEIRLSGTGKELLVNEEVRNAYLGGH, from the coding sequence ATGAGTCAACCTATCCTCGAACTCAAGGACCTGGACGTGTACTACGGCCCGATCCAGGCCCTGAAGAAAGTCTCGCTGCACATCAACGAAGGGGAAACCGTGAGCCTGATCGGCTCCAACGGCGCCGGTAAATCGACCCTGCTGATGTCGATCTTCGGCCAGCCCCGGGCCGAGTCCGGGCAGATCCTCTATCGCGGTGTGGACATCACCCACAAGTCGTCCCACTACATCGCTTCCAACGGCATCGCCCAGTCTCCGGAAGGGCGCCGGGTGTTCCCCGACATGACCGTGGAGGAAAACCTGCTGATGGGCACCATCCCGATTGGCGACCAGTACGCCAGTGAAGACATGCAGCGCATGTTCGAACTGTTTCCACGGCTCAAGGAGCGGCGTACCCAGCGGGCCATGACCATGTCCGGCGGTGAACAGCAGATGCTGGCCATTGCCCGGGCGCTGATGAGCCGGCCCAAGTTGCTGCTGCTGGATGAACCGAGCCTGGGCCTGGCGCCGATCGTGGTGAAGCAGATCTTCGCCACCCTGCGAGAACTGGCGGCCACCGGCATGACCATCTTCCTCGTGGAACAGAACGCCAACCATGCGCTGAAGCTGTCGGACCGCGCCTACGTGATGGTCAACGGCGAGATCCGCCTGAGCGGCACCGGCAAGGAGCTGCTGGTCAACGAGGAGGTGCGCAACGCTTACCTGGGCGGTCACTGA
- a CDS encoding SDR family oxidoreductase produces MTSTLFITGATSGFGEACARRFAAAGWSLVLTGRRQERLDALCAELSKQTEVHGLVLDVRDRKAMEAAIANLPASFGKLRGLINNAGLALGVDPAPKCDLDDWDTMVDTNIKGLMYSTRLLLPRLIAHGRGAGIVNLGSIAGNYPYPGSHVYGASKAFVKQFSLNLRCDLQGTGVRVTNIEPGLCESEFSLVRFAGDQARYDATYAGAEPIQPEDIADTIFWVLNTPAHVNINSLELMPVSQTWAGFAIERKA; encoded by the coding sequence ATGACTTCCACACTGTTCATTACGGGCGCGACGTCCGGTTTTGGCGAAGCCTGCGCCCGGCGTTTTGCTGCGGCCGGTTGGTCGCTGGTGCTCACCGGCCGTCGCCAAGAGCGCCTCGACGCGCTGTGCGCCGAGCTTTCCAAGCAGACCGAAGTGCACGGCCTGGTGCTCGACGTGCGCGACCGCAAGGCCATGGAAGCCGCCATCGCCAATCTGCCGGCGTCCTTCGGCAAGCTGCGCGGCCTGATCAACAACGCCGGCCTGGCCCTGGGCGTGGACCCGGCGCCCAAGTGCGACCTGGATGACTGGGACACCATGGTCGACACCAATATCAAGGGCCTGATGTACAGCACCCGCCTGCTGCTGCCGCGGCTGATCGCCCATGGCCGTGGCGCCGGGATCGTCAACCTGGGCTCCATCGCCGGCAACTACCCGTACCCAGGCAGCCACGTCTATGGCGCGAGCAAGGCCTTCGTCAAACAGTTCTCCCTGAACCTGCGCTGCGACCTGCAGGGCACTGGCGTGCGAGTGACCAACATCGAGCCGGGCCTGTGCGAAAGCGAGTTCTCCCTGGTGCGTTTCGCCGGTGACCAGGCGCGTTATGACGCCACCTATGCCGGCGCCGAGCCGATCCAGCCCGAGGACATCGCCGACACCATCTTCTGGGTGCTCAACACGCCGGCCCACGTCAACATCAACAGTCTGGAGCTGATGCCGGTAAGCCAGACCTGGGCCGGTTTTGCCATCGAGCGCAAGGCGTAG
- a CDS encoding cation diffusion facilitator family transporter — protein MSNRGEQSLLKQSTILMFAVAIAGIVTGFVSGAQSILFDGFFSLIATFIKVLMLITARLIAKESNHRFQFGFWHLEPMVLLIEGSFLMLIAIYAFLNGVFGIINGGREVELGLVIFYAAFFAVAEFAYFFYVRHRNRKLKSSLIQFDNISWLVDAMLSVGLLVSFVTALLLKQYGHDRWAVYVDPAILILLAISMLPPALKILRPALRDVLGIAPDQLDDRVRSVMEEAMVAHGFQEYMSYVQKHGRARFIEIHIVLPADYPLQNVAALDQLREEISDQLGEADAARWLTISFTGDRKWIV, from the coding sequence GTGAGTAACCGAGGTGAGCAGTCTCTGCTCAAGCAATCGACCATATTGATGTTCGCCGTGGCGATCGCCGGTATCGTCACGGGTTTTGTTTCTGGCGCCCAATCCATTTTGTTCGATGGATTCTTTTCCCTGATCGCGACCTTCATCAAGGTCCTGATGCTGATCACCGCCCGGTTGATCGCCAAGGAAAGCAACCACCGCTTCCAGTTCGGCTTCTGGCATCTGGAGCCCATGGTGCTGCTGATCGAAGGCAGTTTCCTGATGCTGATCGCCATCTATGCCTTCCTCAACGGTGTGTTCGGCATCATCAACGGTGGCCGTGAAGTCGAGCTGGGGTTGGTGATCTTTTATGCCGCGTTCTTCGCCGTGGCGGAATTCGCCTACTTCTTCTATGTGCGCCATCGCAACCGCAAGCTCAAGTCGTCGCTGATCCAGTTCGACAACATCAGCTGGCTGGTAGACGCGATGCTCTCGGTGGGGCTGCTGGTGAGCTTTGTCACGGCCTTGCTGCTCAAGCAGTACGGGCATGACCGCTGGGCGGTGTATGTCGACCCGGCGATCCTGATCCTGCTGGCCATCAGCATGCTGCCACCGGCGCTGAAGATCCTGCGGCCGGCGTTGCGCGATGTGCTGGGTATCGCTCCGGACCAGCTGGATGACAGGGTGCGCAGCGTGATGGAGGAGGCCATGGTTGCCCATGGCTTCCAGGAATACATGTCCTACGTGCAGAAGCACGGCCGGGCGCGTTTTATCGAGATCCATATCGTGCTGCCGGCGGACTATCCGCTGCAGAACGTGGCAGCGCTGGATCAGTTGCGCGAGGAGATCTCCGACCAGCTGGGCGAAGCCGATGCCGCGCGTTGGCTGACCATCAGCTTTACCGGGGATCGCAAGTGGATCGTCTGA
- a CDS encoding AGE family epimerase/isomerase, with protein MPDVSRSASSPESHALFKAVQQHFHQVIVPLWQGPGWNPQLALPFEALDAEQRPLPPQRYRAMACARQLYLFSQLIGDAAAPFAEERAAALFRSLQRHFHDAEHGGWFYSIDADGAPLDRRKDLYTHAFILFACAHYWAKVREPLVESVLNAALEVVAQRFARGDGLYEASLDQDWSLLGCGPLQNPLMHLAEAFLATLEVREDQAVQDALLNLCQAMQQHFIEPQQGVMLEKPLGAVDNWFEPGHQFEWYFLLASSPLLRGSALHQSLERAFAFTEQLGVAPDSGAVCAMLELQPLASVKDATQRIWAQAEYLRALTLRPDSQATLLRQLQALQAHFLHARGWNECLDSQGAVSRRDMPSTTPYHLATCYRGLADYFA; from the coding sequence ATGCCCGATGTATCCCGCTCCGCCTCCTCGCCTGAATCGCACGCGCTGTTCAAAGCCGTACAGCAGCATTTCCACCAGGTGATAGTGCCGCTGTGGCAAGGCCCGGGCTGGAATCCGCAACTGGCCCTGCCGTTCGAGGCGCTGGATGCCGAGCAGCGGCCGCTGCCGCCGCAGCGCTACCGGGCCATGGCCTGCGCCCGCCAGTTGTATCTGTTCTCCCAATTGATCGGCGATGCCGCCGCGCCCTTTGCCGAGGAGCGTGCCGCCGCGCTGTTCCGCTCGTTGCAGCGGCACTTCCACGATGCCGAGCACGGTGGCTGGTTCTACAGCATCGATGCCGACGGCGCGCCGCTGGATCGGCGCAAGGACCTCTACACCCACGCGTTCATCCTCTTCGCCTGTGCCCACTACTGGGCCAAGGTCCGCGAACCGCTGGTGGAGTCGGTGCTCAACGCCGCCCTGGAAGTAGTGGCCCAGCGCTTTGCCCGGGGCGACGGCCTCTACGAAGCCAGCCTCGACCAGGACTGGTCGCTGCTGGGCTGTGGCCCGCTGCAGAATCCGCTGATGCACCTGGCCGAAGCCTTCCTCGCCACCCTTGAGGTGCGCGAGGACCAGGCGGTGCAAGATGCGCTGCTGAACCTGTGCCAGGCCATGCAGCAGCACTTCATCGAGCCGCAGCAGGGGGTGATGCTGGAAAAACCGCTAGGGGCTGTGGATAACTGGTTCGAGCCCGGGCACCAGTTCGAGTGGTACTTCCTCCTCGCCTCGTCCCCCCTGCTGCGTGGCAGCGCGCTGCACCAGTCGCTGGAGCGGGCTTTCGCCTTCACCGAGCAGCTTGGCGTAGCGCCGGACAGCGGCGCCGTCTGCGCCATGCTCGAACTGCAGCCCCTGGCCAGCGTCAAGGACGCCACCCAGCGCATCTGGGCCCAGGCCGAATACCTTCGCGCCCTGACCTTGCGTCCGGACAGCCAGGCCACCCTGCTACGCCAGCTCCAGGCGCTGCAAGCGCATTTCCTGCATGCCCGGGGCTGGAATGAGTGCCTCGATAGCCAGGGCGCGGTCAGCCGGCGGGACATGCCGTCCACCACGCCTTACCACCTGGCCACCTGCTATCGCGGGCTGGCGGACTATTTCGCCTGA